The uncultured Desulfobulbus sp. genome window below encodes:
- a CDS encoding ATP-binding protein, which translates to MTENTPSILCRVLSEFSNVLGTSVSFRPTDLGLIVVLALLIVLLVLNQRKKGIITAKSKQLAETEARYALLFEHSPIALLEEDLSPVKNFLDRLIHEGVSDLEGYFTQHPESLRRCIDMVRVNAANRAALTLYGAQKSEDLIHLSTILPEGQNPLFLEAIKLLLRDKTAQLVYENTSLDGRELTVERRVVVANGFEQSWKKVFVTVIDITEQVKLKNENKAFEKQLQQTQKLEAIGSLAGGIAHDFNNILAPIMGRAELMLVENDPDSTIADHCRGILDASRRARDLVKQILTFSRQVDQEIQPVRMTEIIEEVVKLVRPTLPATIEIETQLPQNCPRIMADSTQLHQVLMNLITNAYHAMEASGGLLRLRLETITLGLGAFDDLSITPGLYQQLTIEDTGQGMDEATMAKIFDPYFTTKARGKGTGLGLAVVLGILRGYGGEIRVASTLGKGTTFTLYFPVVEVTAPSPQLAIDPHQPMPRGNEHILLVDDEKSIADVTTSMLERLGYKVTVRLSSFDALEAYRSLSSTIDLVIADLTMPQMTGLQLYKEIKLLRPDVKVIICTGFSEQLTSDKSRVIGIEGFLNKPVVMADLAHCVRRVLDC; encoded by the coding sequence ATGACAGAGAACACCCCTTCCATATTGTGCCGGGTCCTCAGCGAATTTTCTAACGTGCTGGGCACATCTGTCTCTTTTCGGCCGACTGATCTGGGGCTCATCGTCGTACTGGCTTTATTGATTGTGCTCTTGGTACTCAATCAGCGCAAAAAAGGCATCATTACCGCTAAATCAAAACAGTTAGCTGAAACAGAAGCGCGCTATGCTCTTTTATTTGAGCACTCTCCCATCGCTCTTCTTGAAGAAGATTTAAGCCCGGTCAAAAACTTTCTCGATCGCCTTATACATGAAGGTGTCAGTGATCTGGAGGGTTACTTTACCCAGCACCCGGAAAGTTTGAGGCGATGCATTGATATGGTTCGAGTCAATGCGGCCAATCGAGCGGCTCTTACTCTCTATGGTGCACAAAAAAGCGAAGATCTGATCCACTTGAGCACTATACTCCCCGAGGGACAAAATCCTCTTTTCCTTGAGGCAATTAAACTTTTGCTGCGGGATAAAACTGCTCAACTGGTCTATGAAAATACAAGTCTGGATGGCAGGGAACTCACTGTTGAACGACGGGTGGTGGTGGCAAACGGCTTTGAACAGAGCTGGAAAAAAGTTTTTGTTACCGTGATCGATATTACCGAGCAGGTAAAACTCAAAAATGAAAACAAGGCGTTTGAAAAGCAACTGCAGCAAACCCAAAAACTTGAAGCCATAGGGAGCCTTGCAGGAGGTATTGCCCATGATTTTAACAACATTTTAGCTCCGATCATGGGCCGGGCCGAGCTGATGTTGGTGGAAAACGATCCTGACTCAACCATCGCCGATCACTGCCGAGGCATTCTGGATGCTTCCCGCAGGGCTCGGGATCTGGTTAAACAAATTCTCACCTTCAGCCGCCAGGTCGATCAGGAAATACAACCGGTCCGCATGACCGAGATTATTGAGGAGGTTGTCAAACTCGTTCGCCCCACCCTCCCCGCCACCATCGAGATAGAAACGCAGCTCCCTCAAAACTGTCCCCGCATCATGGCCGACTCAACCCAGTTGCATCAAGTCCTGATGAACCTGATCACCAACGCCTATCATGCCATGGAAGCATCGGGAGGCCTTTTACGTCTCCGCCTGGAAACGATTACTCTTGGCTTAGGAGCCTTTGACGACCTCTCGATCACACCGGGCTTGTACCAACAGTTAACCATTGAAGATACGGGACAGGGCATGGACGAGGCTACCATGGCCAAGATCTTTGACCCCTATTTCACCACCAAAGCGCGTGGCAAGGGGACAGGGCTGGGACTGGCCGTAGTCCTGGGCATTCTTCGCGGGTACGGTGGAGAGATTCGTGTGGCCAGTACCCTGGGCAAGGGAACAACCTTCACCCTCTATTTTCCGGTGGTCGAAGTGACGGCCCCAAGCCCGCAACTCGCCATCGATCCACATCAGCCCATGCCGCGAGGCAACGAGCATATTCTTTTGGTGGATGATGAAAAATCCATTGCCGATGTGACCACCAGTATGCTAGAGCGTCTCGGCTACAAAGTGACAGTTCGCCTCAGTAGTTTTGATGCTCTTGAGGCTTATCGCAGCTTATCGAGTACCATTGACCTGGTCATAGCTGATCTGACCATGCCACAGATGACGGGTTTACAGCTCTACAAAGAAATCAAACTGCTTCGCCCCGATGTCAAAGTAATTATCTGCACCGGATTTAGTGAACAACTTACCAGTGATAAGTCCCGTGTTATCGGCATTGAGGGCTTTCTTAATAAACCCGTTGTCATGGCGGATCTGGCGCACTGTGTAAGGCGGGTGCTCGACTGCTAA
- a CDS encoding RluA family pseudouridine synthase encodes MQSLPVLEDSTVLNFLLGRGYSKTKIKQLLKYRAVQLDGSPVSRLESELKAGATLTLTTEKEAAERPEECPDLTIVYEDDDILVIDKPAGLLTIASASEKKKTVFYKVSSCLSKRSKDKDRGFIVHRLDQGASGLLLFAKNEKTQHALQKAWSEVEKQFLVVVEGQLQPEKGTVKNYLCESKIHRMYASGKQTNGSKYAETSYRVLRSTSAYSLVEVTLVTARKNQLRVHMSDLGHPVVGDKKYGSKEDPIKRLAVHASLLRFPHPTTGETMELTLPLPQKIQKLLRTEEKSTDS; translated from the coding sequence ATGCAATCCCTTCCCGTCCTTGAGGACAGCACGGTTCTGAATTTTTTACTTGGCCGTGGTTATTCTAAAACCAAGATCAAACAGTTGCTCAAATATCGGGCTGTTCAACTAGACGGTTCCCCCGTCAGCCGCCTGGAGTCAGAGCTCAAAGCGGGCGCAACGCTTACCCTGACCACGGAAAAAGAGGCCGCCGAGCGACCGGAGGAATGTCCGGATCTGACTATTGTCTACGAGGATGACGATATTCTGGTTATCGATAAGCCTGCAGGCTTGCTGACCATTGCCTCGGCCAGTGAAAAGAAGAAAACCGTCTTCTATAAGGTCAGCAGTTGTCTGAGCAAACGCTCTAAAGATAAAGATCGAGGTTTTATTGTTCATCGCCTTGACCAGGGAGCCTCCGGGCTGCTCCTTTTTGCCAAAAATGAGAAAACACAGCATGCCCTGCAAAAGGCCTGGTCCGAGGTGGAAAAACAGTTCCTGGTCGTGGTGGAAGGACAGCTGCAACCGGAAAAAGGGACGGTCAAAAATTATCTTTGCGAATCAAAAATTCATCGCATGTATGCTAGCGGCAAACAGACCAACGGCAGCAAGTATGCAGAGACCAGCTACCGGGTGCTCCGCAGTACATCCGCCTACTCCCTGGTTGAAGTGACCCTGGTGACAGCCCGAAAGAATCAGCTGCGGGTTCACATGTCCGATTTGGGGCACCCCGTGGTTGGGGATAAAAAATACGGTAGCAAGGAAGATCCGATTAAACGGTTGGCGGTGCACGCCTCTTTACTGCGTTTTCCTCATCCCACCACAGGAGAAACCATGGAGTTGACGCTTCCTTTGCCGCAAAAGATACAGAAGCTCCTGCGCACGGAAGAAAAATCCACTGATTCCTGA
- a CDS encoding EI24 domain-containing protein: protein MRTETHAVRGPANGWVPLGFSFGFIFRHQRLLGWSLVLVLITGGLTWGGYTFTVDFINHLTGSFFSTPPQSDAIWQVPLLWGWTALKWIYMLLSRVVAFYLAFVVAYSLTTPGYVFLSNWAGNRFCQRAAEGEAGISLGGILIDLWEGIKIGAMGIVVSLLALMANFIPVVGQAAVFCIYAFYSALMFIDYPASRYRWSLGRKLRWLRLHSNQAFRLGLFPAMISMVPVLNIFFMALFFPLFTVHTTLNFLTIEGKNTDSVENSPKVR, encoded by the coding sequence ATGCGTACCGAAACACATGCAGTCAGAGGACCCGCAAACGGCTGGGTCCCCCTTGGTTTTTCTTTTGGATTTATCTTTCGCCATCAACGTCTTCTTGGGTGGAGCCTGGTGCTGGTGCTTATAACCGGTGGACTTACCTGGGGCGGCTATACCTTTACCGTGGATTTTATCAACCACCTCACCGGATCATTTTTTAGCACACCTCCCCAGAGCGATGCCATTTGGCAGGTGCCGCTACTCTGGGGCTGGACCGCATTGAAGTGGATTTATATGCTGCTCTCTCGGGTGGTTGCTTTTTATCTGGCTTTTGTCGTGGCCTACTCGCTCACCACGCCCGGTTATGTCTTTTTAAGCAACTGGGCTGGGAATCGGTTTTGTCAGCGTGCTGCTGAAGGAGAGGCGGGGATCAGTCTTGGAGGGATCCTCATCGATCTCTGGGAAGGCATAAAAATCGGGGCAATGGGGATTGTCGTCTCCCTGCTTGCTCTCATGGCCAATTTTATACCGGTGGTGGGGCAGGCTGCTGTTTTCTGTATCTATGCCTTTTATTCAGCCCTGATGTTTATAGACTATCCCGCCTCCCGTTACCGCTGGAGTTTGGGACGTAAACTGCGCTGGCTTCGGCTGCATTCCAACCAGGCCTTTCGCCTCGGCCTTTTTCCGGCTATGATCAGTATGGTTCCGGTCCTGAACATTTTTTTCATGGCCCTCTTTTTTCCCCTGTTTACGGTGCATACCACCTTAAACTTTTTGACCATCGAAGGAAAAAACACTGATTCAGTGGAGAATTCGCCCAAAGTACGTTGA
- a CDS encoding radical SAM protein, with the protein MKQSSSYGDPARFITHIHVAEDCLELPYTQEIIARAKLPVTVVPERGVPTIAGDYPFNLTAGKHHLLLCRNRGTFFKPCPGTREYRCCDYQVLNIGMNCPMDCVYCILQAYLNNPWLSFFVNIEELFAELDQGLDAEPDRFFRIGTGEFTDSLAIDSLTNLSSRLVEYMAKRTNAVLELKSKSVNIENLEGLAHKGRTLVAWSLNSGPIMAREEIRTATLEERLAAAKLCAQWGYQLAFHFDPIIYHQGWEEGYRATIDRLFQVVPAEAIAWISLGALRYLPPLKQIAADRFPASRFFYQEFVDGLDGKRRYFRGQRVEMYKVILERLRLYAHPRTCIYFCMENDTIWREVFGFAPEEHGGIPAMLDRSVGWLNS; encoded by the coding sequence GTGAAACAGAGTTCATCCTACGGCGACCCGGCTCGCTTTATCACCCACATCCATGTGGCCGAAGACTGCCTTGAGCTGCCTTACACGCAGGAAATTATTGCTCGAGCCAAACTACCGGTCACAGTTGTACCTGAGCGCGGTGTGCCCACCATTGCAGGGGACTACCCCTTTAATCTGACCGCCGGAAAACATCATCTCCTGCTCTGTCGCAATCGCGGGACTTTTTTCAAGCCCTGCCCTGGAACCCGCGAGTATCGTTGCTGTGATTACCAGGTCCTCAATATCGGCATGAACTGCCCCATGGACTGCGTCTATTGCATCCTTCAAGCCTATCTCAATAATCCCTGGCTCAGTTTTTTTGTCAATATCGAGGAGCTGTTTGCAGAGCTGGATCAAGGACTTGATGCAGAGCCGGATCGCTTTTTTCGCATTGGTACCGGAGAGTTCACTGACAGTCTGGCCATAGACAGCCTCACCAATCTCAGCAGCCGCCTGGTGGAGTACATGGCAAAGCGGACCAATGCGGTGCTTGAACTCAAGTCCAAGAGTGTCAATATTGAAAACCTGGAGGGGCTTGCGCATAAGGGGCGGACGCTGGTTGCCTGGTCGCTGAACTCCGGCCCCATCATGGCGCGGGAAGAAATTCGTACCGCCACCTTGGAAGAACGGTTGGCTGCCGCCAAACTCTGTGCTCAGTGGGGCTACCAGTTGGCCTTTCATTTTGATCCCATCATCTATCACCAGGGCTGGGAAGAAGGCTACCGGGCAACCATTGATCGTCTTTTTCAGGTGGTGCCAGCAGAAGCTATTGCCTGGATCAGCCTGGGGGCGCTGCGTTACCTGCCGCCACTGAAGCAAATTGCGGCCGATCGTTTTCCTGCCTCTCGTTTTTTCTATCAGGAATTTGTCGATGGACTAGATGGAAAACGACGATATTTTCGGGGACAACGGGTTGAAATGTATAAGGTCATTCTCGAGCGGCTTCGCCTCTATGCCCATCCCCGAACCTGTATCTATTTTTGCATGGAAAATGATACCATCTGGCGTGAGGTCTTTGGTTTTGCTCCCGAGGAACACGGAGGCATTCCTGCCATGCTTGATCGCTCGGTAGGCTGGCTAAATTCGTAA
- a CDS encoding glycosyltransferase family A protein, which produces MISVILPTYNRAGFLKQSIGSILAQKRCCDELIVVDDGSTDATQKIVEQLAAQASIPLRYIHQRNQGAAAARNKGIQAARGDLLAFLDSDDQWLPQKLALQAKVFEADSKLLISHTREIWYRGGQRVNQKKKHDPPNGDIFAASLKMCVVGMSTTMARKQLFDRYGLFDETLPCCEDYDLWLRVSCKEPFSLVPEALTAKDGGREDQLSAVHRLGMDVYRIQALCNLLDSGVLSSQQQQATVEELVRKCRIYGQGCSKHGRPEEGALYAELAQKYQGLNN; this is translated from the coding sequence ATGATTTCTGTTATTCTTCCAACCTATAATCGTGCCGGATTTCTCAAGCAATCCATAGGTTCCATTCTGGCGCAAAAAAGATGCTGTGATGAACTGATTGTGGTTGATGATGGCTCTACCGATGCAACCCAGAAGATCGTTGAACAACTGGCAGCTCAAGCTTCGATCCCCTTGCGGTACATTCATCAGCGCAATCAAGGGGCGGCAGCAGCCCGAAACAAAGGTATTCAAGCCGCTCGGGGAGATCTGCTGGCTTTTTTGGATTCAGATGACCAATGGTTGCCTCAAAAACTCGCCCTACAGGCAAAGGTGTTTGAAGCCGATTCGAAGCTGCTTATTTCGCATACGCGGGAAATTTGGTACCGGGGCGGTCAACGGGTGAATCAGAAGAAAAAACATGATCCTCCAAACGGTGACATATTTGCAGCCAGCCTGAAGATGTGTGTGGTCGGAATGTCCACCACCATGGCCCGAAAGCAACTTTTTGATCGTTACGGACTCTTTGACGAAACACTTCCCTGCTGTGAGGATTATGACCTCTGGTTGCGGGTGAGTTGCAAGGAGCCTTTTTCCCTTGTCCCTGAAGCATTGACCGCCAAAGACGGGGGCCGAGAGGATCAGTTGTCAGCGGTGCATCGTCTGGGGATGGATGTCTATCGCATTCAGGCTCTATGTAATCTGCTCGATTCAGGCGTACTCAGCTCGCAACAACAGCAGGCAACAGTGGAAGAGCTGGTGCGCAAGTGTCGTATCTACGGCCAAGGGTGTAGCAAGCATGGGCGTCCCGAAGAGGGAGCCCTTTATGCCGAACTGGCCCAAAAATACCAAGGTCTTAACAATTAA
- a CDS encoding Rne/Rng family ribonuclease, which yields MYTDILINATFYENRIALVENGNLREFHLERVSEKGLIGNIYLGRVVRVLPGIDAAFVEIGLERTGFLYVDEAQYIFSDNFQRLMPGHKLHSKPPADLPENPAIDDILHEGQEILVQIAKEPIGSKGARLTCNITLPCRNLVFMPLTDHIGISRKIEDEETRQQLRDKIEVLRPPGTGFIMRTVAENIGNEALEADMEFLLLLWDEILTKTAKATAPCLIYKDLDIILRAVRDFFTEVTNELVIDNYEVYEQLLSYAQTFAPQLRDKITFYNSDLPLFERYGVEADINSALDKKVWLRSGGYIIIEPTEALTVIDVNTGRYVGAHDLAETIFKTNMEAVREIARQLRLRNLGGIIIIDFIDMENEDHREELYDVFQEAMRDDKSKVNILKLSEFGLVQMTRKRLSESLMQTMCEPCLYCGGDGFIKSRRTICHEIFRKIIRDAKKIGGSHVTIKVHPHIADMLLNEESFTIELLEEQAGKRFSIIPVPEMHIKRYDVIWNE from the coding sequence ATGTACACAGACATTCTCATCAATGCAACCTTCTACGAAAACCGGATTGCCCTGGTAGAAAACGGCAATCTCCGCGAATTTCACCTGGAACGGGTGTCAGAAAAAGGGTTGATCGGCAATATTTATCTGGGCCGAGTTGTTCGGGTGCTGCCGGGCATTGATGCCGCCTTTGTTGAGATCGGCCTGGAGCGAACCGGCTTTTTGTATGTCGACGAGGCGCAGTACATCTTCTCAGACAATTTTCAACGGTTGATGCCGGGGCATAAACTCCACTCGAAACCACCAGCCGATCTCCCAGAAAATCCAGCGATCGATGATATCCTCCATGAAGGCCAGGAAATTCTGGTCCAGATCGCCAAAGAACCCATCGGCTCTAAAGGCGCACGCCTGACCTGTAACATCACCCTTCCCTGTCGTAACCTGGTTTTTATGCCACTGACCGATCATATCGGCATCTCGCGTAAAATTGAAGACGAGGAGACCCGCCAACAACTGCGCGATAAAATCGAGGTCCTGCGGCCACCAGGGACCGGGTTTATCATGCGCACAGTGGCGGAAAATATCGGTAACGAGGCCTTGGAAGCAGACATGGAATTTCTCCTGTTGCTCTGGGATGAGATCCTCACCAAAACCGCAAAAGCCACTGCCCCCTGCCTGATCTATAAGGATCTGGATATTATTCTCCGGGCGGTTCGTGATTTTTTTACCGAGGTGACCAACGAGCTGGTCATTGATAACTACGAGGTCTACGAGCAGCTTCTCTCCTATGCCCAGACCTTTGCTCCGCAGTTGCGTGATAAGATAACCTTTTACAACTCCGACCTCCCACTTTTTGAACGCTATGGGGTTGAGGCCGATATCAACAGTGCCTTGGATAAAAAAGTCTGGCTGCGTTCAGGGGGATATATCATTATCGAACCCACCGAGGCCCTGACCGTCATCGACGTGAACACCGGGCGCTATGTGGGGGCCCACGACCTGGCAGAGACGATTTTCAAAACCAACATGGAGGCGGTGCGTGAAATTGCCCGGCAGCTGCGACTGCGCAACCTGGGCGGGATCATCATCATTGACTTCATCGATATGGAAAACGAAGATCACCGCGAAGAGCTCTATGATGTCTTCCAGGAAGCCATGCGCGACGATAAGAGCAAGGTCAATATTCTCAAGCTCTCTGAATTTGGCCTGGTGCAGATGACCCGCAAACGGCTCTCTGAAAGCTTGATGCAGACCATGTGCGAGCCCTGCCTCTACTGTGGCGGCGATGGATTTATTAAATCGCGCCGCACTATCTGCCATGAAATCTTTCGTAAAATTATTCGCGATGCCAAAAAAATTGGTGGTTCACATGTGACCATCAAGGTGCACCCACACATCGCAGATATGCTCCTCAACGAAGAATCGTTTACCATCGAGCTTTTGGAGGAGCAGGCTGGAAAGCGTTTTTCCATAATTCCCGTACCCGAGATGCATATCAAGCGCTATGATGTCATCTGGAATGAGTAA
- a CDS encoding M23 family metallopeptidase — MSTQIRLRGSSRKRGGFFKMFFAALLTAALLAGGFAAFLLFEFEQPTLTLDKEIKYLGTIVQLPLQAADKKSGIQELRVYLQQEGSTFTLLERHFPRKAWFKLAGPKQLNENVLIDAKKAGIKQGAAELVITVRDFSLSGMLKGNETVRRIPVIMDTVPPKVDLVHGQRVIKPGSTGLVVFTASEHPTRQGVLIDSSFFPGYPTDKKDTYVAYFALPWNAQSPGSTRVVAYDEAGNEGTASFSPIFTPGPEKHDTIHLSDSFFNKKIPEFAQHYPQMRGDLLSQYLFVNNQVRAQNNQVIAKICAQTDPVQYWSDRFLRMPGAGRAGFADQRTYVYNGQAVDYQTHLGMDIASVSKAEIRAANRGKVIFADYLGIYGNMVIIDHGQGVASLYSHLSSITTSVGAMVEKDQPIARSGATGMAGGDHLHFSMLIHGIFVNPLEWWDQHWININIKSALNES, encoded by the coding sequence ATGTCTACCCAGATACGACTCCGTGGTTCTTCTCGAAAACGAGGCGGTTTTTTTAAGATGTTTTTTGCAGCACTGCTGACTGCGGCCTTGCTCGCAGGCGGCTTTGCCGCCTTTTTGCTCTTTGAGTTTGAACAGCCCACCCTGACCCTGGACAAAGAAATTAAATATTTGGGAACCATCGTCCAACTCCCTCTGCAGGCTGCAGATAAAAAAAGCGGCATTCAAGAGCTGCGCGTTTATTTGCAGCAGGAAGGCAGCACCTTCACGCTTCTTGAACGTCACTTTCCCCGCAAGGCCTGGTTCAAACTGGCTGGGCCGAAACAGCTCAATGAAAACGTTTTGATTGATGCCAAGAAAGCAGGGATCAAACAGGGGGCAGCCGAATTGGTGATTACGGTGCGAGATTTTTCTTTAAGCGGCATGCTCAAAGGCAATGAAACCGTCCGTCGCATTCCGGTTATCATGGATACAGTCCCTCCCAAGGTGGATTTGGTCCACGGGCAACGGGTCATAAAACCCGGCAGCACAGGACTGGTGGTCTTTACCGCCAGCGAACACCCCACACGACAAGGCGTGCTGATCGATTCCAGTTTTTTCCCGGGATATCCCACCGACAAAAAGGACACCTATGTAGCCTACTTTGCCCTGCCCTGGAACGCACAATCACCAGGTAGTACCCGCGTTGTCGCCTACGATGAGGCAGGCAATGAGGGAACGGCGAGTTTTTCCCCCATCTTTACCCCCGGACCGGAAAAGCACGATACTATTCACTTAAGCGATAGTTTTTTTAACAAAAAAATTCCAGAATTTGCGCAGCACTATCCGCAGATGCGGGGAGACTTGCTCAGTCAATATCTCTTTGTTAACAACCAGGTACGGGCACAAAATAATCAGGTCATTGCAAAAATCTGTGCCCAGACCGATCCGGTTCAATACTGGAGCGATCGGTTTCTTCGCATGCCTGGTGCAGGTCGTGCCGGTTTTGCCGACCAGCGGACCTATGTCTACAATGGGCAGGCTGTCGATTATCAGACCCACCTGGGGATGGATATTGCCTCGGTGTCTAAGGCAGAAATTCGGGCCGCAAATCGAGGTAAGGTTATCTTTGCCGATTACCTCGGTATTTACGGCAACATGGTCATTATTGACCACGGCCAGGGGGTGGCAAGTCTGTACTCTCATTTAAGCAGTATCACGACGTCAGTGGGCGCCATGGTTGAAAAAGACCAACCCATTGCCCGTTCAGGGGCGACTGGCATGGCGGGTGGCGATCATCTTCATTTTTCCATGCTGATTCACGGCATTTTTGTTAATCCACTTGAATGGTGGGATCAGCATTGGATTAATATCAATATCAAATCAGCCCTGAATGAGTCCTAA
- the lptF gene encoding LPS export ABC transporter permease LptF encodes MRQNLPSAAQAPTPRKKFAFPWLLYSYIANELLAPFFASFLILYGVFFLVRLIPLLEVVLSLQIGAADFIRLFAYIFPHMLLYIIPMASMAGVIVGFTRLTNDREILALKACGISLRQMLPPVILTAAAIASLTGYFSLRLIPVGELGFKQLMFQLAMEKIEHGIRPHEFTQALGDIVLYVDRIDTNNQWHGVYVSDMRGRSQPMITLAKRGHMEPDMDNLRMTIILEDGSLHNNQKQETQVLHFSRYQLQIGLQLPTRVGKENITTRSRGSMSQAQLLEAAQQAPPDSKVAIKYLSEYHKRLVLPVGCFILSLLGLPLGLQAAPGRRAVGIPLGLGFFILYYITYTTTGMMVEEGTLPLVVGMWLPNILFLLLTVAIIYRVNQERPLLPEWLQHSSALFWERTIAPFLRRPWRILTRSHRQKKNP; translated from the coding sequence ATGAGGCAGAATCTTCCCTCTGCAGCCCAGGCACCAACACCCAGGAAAAAGTTCGCTTTTCCCTGGTTGTTATACAGCTATATTGCCAATGAATTGCTGGCCCCCTTCTTTGCCAGTTTCCTCATTCTCTACGGTGTTTTCTTTCTGGTCCGGCTGATTCCGCTTCTTGAGGTAGTGCTCTCTCTGCAGATTGGGGCGGCTGATTTCATCCGCCTTTTTGCCTACATCTTTCCTCATATGCTACTCTATATCATCCCCATGGCCTCCATGGCCGGGGTGATTGTCGGCTTTACCCGGCTTACCAATGACCGGGAAATTCTTGCCCTGAAGGCCTGTGGGATCAGTCTGCGCCAGATGCTTCCTCCGGTGATCCTCACTGCCGCCGCTATAGCTAGCCTGACGGGTTACTTCTCCCTTCGCCTCATTCCTGTGGGCGAGCTCGGATTTAAACAGCTGATGTTTCAGCTGGCCATGGAAAAAATCGAACACGGTATTCGCCCCCATGAATTCACCCAGGCATTGGGAGATATTGTTCTCTATGTCGACCGGATCGACACAAACAACCAGTGGCATGGTGTCTATGTGTCCGATATGCGCGGACGCTCTCAGCCCATGATTACCCTGGCCAAACGCGGGCATATGGAGCCGGATATGGACAACCTGCGCATGACCATCATTCTTGAAGACGGCAGCCTTCACAACAACCAGAAACAAGAGACCCAGGTTCTTCATTTTAGCCGCTATCAGCTGCAAATTGGCTTGCAGCTCCCCACCAGAGTGGGCAAGGAAAATATAACCACCCGCAGTCGGGGAAGCATGAGCCAAGCACAGCTTCTTGAGGCGGCCCAACAAGCTCCTCCCGACTCTAAGGTAGCCATTAAATATCTCAGTGAGTACCATAAACGTTTAGTCCTGCCGGTGGGTTGTTTCATCCTGAGTCTCTTAGGATTACCCTTAGGATTACAGGCTGCGCCGGGAAGACGGGCGGTGGGCATTCCCCTGGGGCTTGGTTTCTTCATCCTCTACTACATTACCTACACAACCACCGGAATGATGGTTGAAGAGGGCACCCTCCCTCTGGTCGTAGGGATGTGGCTGCCTAATATTCTTTTTCTGCTCCTCACCGTGGCAATTATTTACCGGGTTAATCAGGAGCGCCCCCTCTTACCAGAATGGCTTCAGCACTCGAGCGCGCTCTTTTGGGAACGGACAATCGCCCCATTTCTGCGGCGCCCCTGGCGCATTCTTACTCGGTCTCACCGCCAGAAAAAGAATCCATAA